From one Lycium barbarum isolate Lr01 chromosome 6, ASM1917538v2, whole genome shotgun sequence genomic stretch:
- the LOC132598734 gene encoding uncharacterized protein LOC132598734, with product MFISSVMESSEPTLAPQWLRSSKHVTSFVTALSPLHSDDPAPSKLANNRSLSMNMSDRELRHPAASDRAISSGNRWCSNSSISPNLRSYNSFRSHRHSDMDKDINKYCKKSNLGNHRSRDLPDTSRKHRWDLFEDEGFRQSQSMISGRVSEKWPRNLSGGPLASVSGVDKAIDSGIRPIVTEERQVSPRVGRVRSPGLGTMTHGLPTGTSGTTGNKSASALADITAVAGNNNSGLSSVKQVASSGPPSPISSKSIGRGLNMAETVAKGPPCPQTTSRLSHANQRLEELAMKQSRQLIPLKPLVTKASVPNPSDKPRTKVELQQQTVSSSHPVCQGLSSKLHVFKPTRERNGVNSSLSPNTHTKGPNALLAVPPSASTQSPASNAASSTSERKPVGKMMEKKLSSQARSRNDFFNLMRRKSIGSSSAVNGEGCAVSPSSLYKSGVSEVLTADAIPQDQDASLSDESPRVEQSADSLGENTCHSDSSDGKNSTDKSLSKSDAIFCSEEEEAAFLRSLGWEENDDEGGLTEEEISAFYRDVAKYINSKLSFKAMQGVQSRFLLPLHSGIGDVGGISS from the exons ATGTTCATTAGTAGTGTTATGGAAAGCAGTGAGCCAACATTAGCCCCTCAATGGTTAAGGAGCAGTAAACATGTGACAAGCTTTGTTACTGCGTTGTCCCCGTTACATTCAG ATGATCCTGCCCCATCAAAACTTGCAAATAATAGATCACTGTCAATGAATATGAGCGATAGAGAGTTGAGGCATCCTGCTGCATCCGATCGAGCCATCTCATCAGGCAACCGATGGTGCTCCAACAGTAGTATTTCCCCTAACTTGCGATCTTACAATAGTTTTAGAAGCCATCGTCATAGTGACATGGATAAAGATATTAACAAGTACTGCAAGAAATCAAATTTAGGAAATCATAGGTCAAGGGACCTTCCTGATACTTCGAGGAAACATCGCTGGGACCTATTTGAGGATGAGGGGTTTAGACAGTCACAGTCGATGATTTCTGGTAGAGTTAGTGAGAAATGGCCTAGGAATTTGAGCGGTGGCCCGCTTGCTTCAGTTAGTGGTGTGGACAAAGCAATTGACAGTGGCATCCGACCCATAGTAACTGAAGAACGACAAGTATCACCTAGGGTTGGAAGAGTCCGATCTCCTGGTTTGGGTACCATGACTCACGGTTTACCAACGGGCACATCAGGCACTACTGGCAATAAGTCGGCTTCTGCTCTGGCAGATATTACGGCAGTGGCCGGTAACAATAACTCTGGCCTATCTTCTGTGAAACAAGTTGCTTCTTCTGGACCTCCTTCTCCGATTTCTAGCAAGTCAATTGGCAGGGGTCTTAATATGGCTGAAACAGTCGCCAAGGGTCCTCCTTGTCCTCAGACTACTTCCCGG TTATCCCATGCAAATCAACGACTTGAAGAGCTTGCTATGAAGCAATCTAGGCAATTGATACCACTGAAACCATTGGTAACTAAGGCTTCG GTGCCAAATCCTTCTGATAAACCGAGAACCAAGGTTGAGCTGCAGCAGCAAACTGTCTCATCGTCTCATCCTGTCTGTCAAGGTCTCTCAAGCAAGCTTCACGTCTTTAAGCCAACAAGAGAGAGGAATGGTGTGAACAGTAGCTTGAgcccaaatacacacacaaaagGGCCAAATGCCCTTCTCGCCGTTCCTCCATCTGCTTCTACACAGAGTCCAGCAAGTAATGCTGCTTCCTCTACCTCTGAACGCAAGCCTGTTGGGAAAATGATGGAAAAGAAGCTATCATCCCAAGCTCGGAGTCGGAATGATTTCTTCAATCTTATGAGAAGGAAATCTATTGGAAGCAGTTCAGCTGTCAATGGTGAAGGATGTGCTGTATCACCATCATCTTTATATAAGTCTGGTGTTTCAGAAGTTTTGACAGCAGATGCTATCCCTCAGGATCAAGATGCCTCACTATCTGATGAGAGCCCAAGGGTTGAGCAATCAGCTGATAGCTTGGGTGAAAATACATGCCACAGTGACTCTTCTGATGGGAAGAATAGTACTGACAAGAGCTTGTCGAAGTCTGATGCAATCTTCTGTTCAGAAGAGGAAGAGGCTGCATTTTTGCGTTCTCTGGGCTGGGAGGAAAATGATG